The following proteins are encoded in a genomic region of Rathayibacter sp. VKM Ac-2759:
- a CDS encoding YihY/virulence factor BrkB family protein yields the protein MAQTSTERDRTAPDPDDTRKPDDPTDVTQRSWGYVLKKTLREFGADQCTDIAAGLTYYAVLALFPGLLAIVSILGLFGQAETTTSTVLDLLGGFVSADVLDTIRGPLQELTSTPAAGLAFLTGVLGALWSASGYVGAFGRGMNRVYEIDEGRPIWKLRPTMLGVTLVTVVLLVVAGLILVLSGPIAQTIGDAIGLGDVALTVWSIVKWPVLIAIMVVIVAVLYHWSPNVRQPKFRWTSLGSILALVVWALASIGFAFYVANFSNYNKTYGALGGVIVFLLWLWITNLALLFGAEFDAELERGRQLQAGIKAEEHIQLPPRDTRQSEKKAKKHAEDVQDGRELRETAGHPDR from the coding sequence GTGGCCCAGACCAGCACCGAGCGCGACCGCACCGCACCGGACCCTGACGACACCCGCAAGCCCGACGATCCCACGGACGTCACCCAGCGCTCCTGGGGCTACGTCCTGAAGAAGACGCTCCGCGAGTTCGGCGCCGACCAGTGCACGGACATCGCCGCCGGCCTCACCTACTACGCCGTCCTCGCGCTCTTCCCAGGGCTGCTCGCGATCGTCTCGATCCTCGGCCTCTTCGGTCAGGCCGAGACGACGACCTCGACGGTCCTCGATCTGCTCGGCGGCTTCGTCTCCGCCGACGTGCTGGACACGATCCGCGGACCCCTGCAGGAGCTCACCTCCACCCCCGCCGCGGGCCTGGCCTTCCTCACCGGTGTCCTCGGTGCGCTGTGGTCCGCCTCCGGCTACGTCGGCGCGTTCGGCCGCGGGATGAACCGCGTCTACGAGATCGACGAGGGCCGCCCGATCTGGAAGCTGCGCCCCACGATGCTCGGCGTCACCCTGGTGACCGTCGTCCTCCTCGTGGTCGCCGGCCTGATCCTCGTGCTCAGCGGTCCGATCGCGCAGACCATCGGCGACGCGATCGGCCTGGGCGACGTCGCCCTGACCGTGTGGAGCATCGTCAAGTGGCCGGTGCTGATCGCGATCATGGTCGTCATCGTCGCCGTCCTCTACCACTGGTCGCCCAACGTGCGGCAGCCGAAGTTCCGCTGGACCAGCCTCGGCTCGATCCTCGCCCTCGTCGTCTGGGCCCTCGCCTCCATCGGCTTCGCGTTCTACGTCGCCAACTTCAGCAACTACAACAAGACCTACGGCGCGCTCGGCGGCGTCATCGTCTTCCTCCTCTGGCTCTGGATCACCAACCTCGCCCTGCTCTTCGGAGCGGAGTTCGACGCCGAGCTCGAGCGCGGCCGCCAGCTCCAGGCCGGCATCAAGGCTGAAGAGCACATCCAGCTCCCACCGCGCGACACCCGCCAGAGCGAGAAGAAGGCGAAGAAGCACGCCGAGGACGTCCAGGACGGTCGCGAGCTCCGCGAGACCGCCGGACATCCCGACCGATGA
- a CDS encoding thymidylate synthase, whose product MLFSAVGELNWYLAGSNRRSFIQSYLPRSVYEGVDHHDHLRGAYGPRLRGRRYNAQLANIIDLLKHKPNTRQAVIQLFDRRDLHSKVRDLPCTCTIQFLLRGGKLSAITYMRSNDAYRGLPHDIYCFTMLQEIVARAIGAELGDYQHIVGSLHIYDRDAIFAEQYLEEGVHPEREYMDRMPPGDPWNGIETLLSWERRTRLKKTTASEVLELPQTYWGDLGRVVAASHVPKSDSQRLRAIADSLGTTFFRSYILDRIHS is encoded by the coding sequence GTGCTGTTCAGCGCTGTGGGAGAGCTAAACTGGTACCTCGCCGGCAGCAATAGGAGGTCATTCATTCAGAGCTACCTTCCTCGGTCGGTTTACGAAGGTGTCGATCACCACGACCACCTTCGCGGTGCTTACGGACCACGCCTGCGAGGCCGCCGTTACAACGCGCAGCTCGCGAACATAATTGATCTTCTCAAGCACAAACCAAACACGCGACAAGCCGTTATTCAATTGTTCGATCGGCGCGATCTGCACAGCAAAGTGCGAGACCTGCCGTGCACTTGCACCATCCAATTTTTGCTTCGCGGCGGCAAACTTTCTGCCATAACATACATGCGCTCGAACGACGCTTACCGAGGCTTACCGCACGACATTTACTGCTTCACAATGCTACAAGAAATTGTAGCGCGAGCGATTGGAGCAGAGCTTGGAGACTATCAGCACATAGTTGGGAGCCTCCACATCTATGACAGAGACGCAATCTTCGCCGAACAATATCTCGAGGAGGGCGTTCACCCCGAGCGTGAATATATGGATCGCATGCCGCCCGGCGACCCATGGAACGGAATCGAAACTTTGCTTAGCTGGGAGCGTCGCACCCGCCTGAAAAAAACAACCGCGTCAGAAGTACTGGAACTGCCGCAGACGTATTGGGGCGATCTTGGCCGAGTTGTTGCCGCGAGTCACGTTCCGAAATCTGACAGTCAAAGATTACGCGCAATTGCAGACTCTCTTGGCACCACCTTTTTTCGGTCGTACATCCTCGACCGGATTCATAGTTAA
- a CDS encoding Lsr2 family protein: MAQKLTLIDDLDGSPIEGDGGTVTFSVEGANYEIDLSTENAAELRSVFDTYIDAGRRVRRDGNTGSTSSARAKSDPERLKAVREWAAKNGHTVSDRGRISAEVQKAYDDAH, from the coding sequence ATGGCACAGAAGCTCACTCTCATCGATGACCTGGACGGCTCTCCGATCGAAGGTGACGGTGGAACCGTCACTTTCTCGGTCGAGGGCGCGAACTACGAAATCGATCTGTCGACCGAGAATGCTGCCGAGCTGCGCAGCGTGTTCGATACGTACATCGACGCCGGCCGTCGCGTGCGCCGCGACGGCAACACTGGCTCGACGTCCTCTGCCCGGGCGAAGAGCGACCCGGAGCGGTTGAAGGCGGTCCGGGAGTGGGCGGCGAAGAACGGTCACACCGTGTCCGATCGCGGCCGCATCTCCGCTGAGGTTCAGAAGGCGTACGACGACGCCCACTAG
- a CDS encoding GAF and ANTAR domain-containing protein, whose amino-acid sequence MAGSVREVRLAEVFVALARSLEPDHDVIDTMDVLVQAATQFTSAADAGIVLADEDGTLHVLASTSERASDVEEEQLGVREGPCLESYRTGEPVDLPDLADTDRWPAFTHVALEQGFRSAHATPLRLGSRTLGALNVFSENYGSLSAGEIALLQAFTDVAALALVHSENLQQQNDLAAQLRHALDSRVLIEQAKGVIAERNSISIDRAFALIRAHARANSARLHDVAHRIVTTTTSL is encoded by the coding sequence ATGGCCGGTTCTGTCCGCGAGGTGCGTCTCGCTGAGGTGTTCGTCGCTCTCGCGCGATCGCTCGAGCCCGACCACGACGTCATCGACACAATGGACGTCCTCGTCCAGGCCGCGACGCAGTTCACGTCCGCCGCCGACGCGGGCATCGTCCTCGCCGACGAGGACGGGACGCTGCACGTGCTGGCGTCCACGAGTGAGCGGGCGTCCGACGTCGAGGAGGAGCAGCTCGGCGTGCGCGAGGGACCGTGCCTGGAGTCCTACCGCACCGGCGAGCCCGTCGATCTCCCGGACCTCGCGGACACCGACCGATGGCCGGCATTCACCCACGTCGCCCTGGAACAAGGCTTCCGCTCCGCGCACGCCACTCCCCTACGCCTGGGCAGCCGCACGCTCGGCGCCCTGAACGTCTTCTCCGAAAACTACGGGTCCCTCAGCGCCGGAGAGATCGCGCTCCTGCAGGCGTTCACCGACGTCGCGGCCCTCGCGCTCGTGCACAGCGAGAACCTCCAGCAGCAGAACGACCTCGCCGCCCAGCTGCGGCACGCCCTCGACTCGCGCGTGCTCATCGAGCAAGCCAAGGGCGTCATCGCCGAGCGCAACAGCATCAGCATCGACCGCGCCTTCGCCCTCATCCGCGCTCACGCCCGCGCGAACAGCGCCCGTCTCCACGACGTCGCCCACCGCATCGTCACCACCACGACCAGCCTCTGA
- a CDS encoding ATP-dependent DNA ligase translates to MGKLHYDGTVEIDFEDRVLAHLQIVITAKLRRNESFLLSWRDDHSMGDGRSAIWLHPSHALRYKYFGGRMPRINPAWIGALTDLANSAGGLYVTPEPTESVRPSAQGEHL, encoded by the coding sequence ATGGGGAAACTGCACTACGACGGAACGGTCGAGATCGACTTCGAGGACCGCGTTCTCGCTCATCTGCAGATCGTGATCACCGCGAAGCTGCGCCGCAACGAGTCGTTCCTGCTCAGCTGGCGCGACGACCACAGCATGGGCGATGGCCGCAGCGCCATCTGGCTGCACCCCTCCCACGCCCTGCGCTACAAGTACTTCGGCGGACGCATGCCCCGCATCAACCCGGCGTGGATCGGCGCGCTCACCGATCTCGCGAACTCCGCCGGCGGCCTCTACGTGACTCCCGAGCCCACGGAGTCCGTCCGCCCGTCCGCGCAGGGAGAGCACCTGTGA
- a CDS encoding PRC and DUF2382 domain-containing protein, with protein MIDSTAIDSLAGSTVYGADGDKIGSVEQVYVADDSGTPVWATVRTGLFGTSESFVPLEGASFDTDRLTVAYDKSFVKDAPRIDADGSLNADEEAELYRYYNLSGAAAAPETDNVDSAAGFDAAAAGTGTTTGVDTSVGHDTSGPTTDDAMTRSEEQLHVGTERVEAGRARLRKHIVTEQQSVTVPVTHDEVRVVREPITDANIGDATAGPELSEEEHEVILGEDRVVAAKETVPVERVSLGTETVTEQQQVTEDVRHEEIEVEDDGVTPRRDRDGL; from the coding sequence ATGATCGACAGCACTGCCATCGACAGCCTCGCCGGATCCACCGTCTACGGCGCGGACGGCGACAAGATCGGCTCGGTCGAGCAGGTCTACGTCGCCGACGACTCCGGCACCCCGGTCTGGGCGACCGTGCGCACCGGCCTCTTCGGCACCTCCGAGTCGTTCGTCCCGCTCGAGGGCGCCTCGTTCGACACCGACCGCCTGACGGTCGCCTACGACAAGTCCTTCGTCAAGGACGCCCCGCGCATCGACGCGGACGGCTCTCTGAACGCCGACGAGGAGGCCGAGCTCTACCGCTACTACAACCTCAGCGGCGCGGCCGCGGCCCCCGAGACCGACAACGTGGACAGCGCCGCCGGCTTCGATGCAGCGGCCGCCGGCACCGGCACCACCACCGGCGTCGACACCTCCGTCGGCCACGACACCTCGGGTCCGACCACGGACGACGCGATGACCCGCTCCGAGGAGCAGCTGCACGTCGGCACCGAGCGCGTCGAGGCGGGCCGCGCCCGCCTGCGCAAGCACATCGTCACCGAGCAGCAGAGCGTCACGGTGCCGGTCACCCACGACGAGGTGCGGGTGGTCCGCGAGCCGATCACCGACGCGAACATCGGCGACGCGACCGCCGGCCCCGAGCTCAGCGAGGAGGAGCACGAGGTGATCCTCGGCGAGGACCGCGTCGTCGCCGCCAAGGAGACCGTCCCCGTCGAGCGCGTGTCGCTGGGCACCGAGACGGTCACCGAGCAGCAGCAGGTCACCGAGGACGTCCGGCACGAGGAGATCGAGGTCGAGGACGACGGCGTCACCCCGCGCCGCGACCGCGACGGCCTCTGA
- a CDS encoding YsnF/AvaK domain-containing protein, translated as MSDPGPRTAGEEPITVVRSEERLDVTTVWTPTERLRVRKVIVTEERTITVTLRREELVIEREALETLPDGADLGSQESAPEPITLVLHAEEPVLTTRVIPVERVHVMIDRIVAMQSATEEVRKERVDIQTAP; from the coding sequence ATGAGCGACCCCGGACCCCGGACCGCCGGAGAGGAGCCGATCACCGTCGTCCGCTCCGAGGAGCGCCTCGACGTCACGACAGTCTGGACCCCGACGGAGCGCCTGCGTGTCCGGAAGGTGATCGTCACTGAGGAGCGGACCATCACCGTCACGCTGCGCCGCGAGGAGCTCGTGATCGAACGAGAAGCGCTCGAGACCCTTCCGGACGGCGCCGATCTCGGGTCCCAGGAGTCGGCGCCGGAGCCGATCACTCTCGTCCTGCACGCCGAGGAACCGGTCCTCACCACGCGGGTGATCCCCGTCGAGCGCGTGCACGTCATGATCGACCGCATCGTCGCGATGCAGTCCGCCACCGAGGAGGTGCGGAAGGAGCGCGTCGACATCCAAACCGCGCCGTAG
- a CDS encoding recombinase family protein yields the protein MRLLGYTRVSTSSQDAQLQVDALVAAGVQKRDVFADVTSGSKTAIERRGMKKLLEYAEDGDTVVVWRVDRLGRSLIDVLNTVNLLRERGVQVRSISDGIDPSTSTGRLMLNMLATLAEYERELIVERVNAGIAAARASGTRFGRPLSDPLVVAEKLAIAVDARGRGRTAEDAARLVGWSRATLYRHQAEAARRSTATEQSAPK from the coding sequence GTGAGGCTTCTGGGTTATACGCGTGTGAGTACGTCGAGTCAAGATGCGCAGCTGCAGGTCGACGCGCTCGTCGCCGCCGGCGTGCAGAAGCGGGACGTGTTCGCCGACGTCACGTCCGGCAGCAAGACCGCGATCGAGCGCCGCGGGATGAAGAAGCTCCTCGAGTACGCCGAAGACGGGGACACCGTCGTCGTCTGGCGAGTCGACCGGCTCGGCCGGTCACTGATCGACGTCCTCAACACGGTGAACCTGCTGCGCGAGCGCGGCGTGCAGGTCAGGTCGATCTCCGACGGCATCGACCCGTCAACGTCGACGGGCCGACTGATGCTGAACATGCTCGCCACGCTTGCGGAGTACGAGCGGGAGCTGATCGTTGAACGAGTCAATGCCGGCATCGCCGCTGCCCGGGCGAGCGGAACCCGCTTCGGGCGGCCTTTGTCGGACCCGTTGGTAGTGGCCGAGAAGCTGGCCATCGCTGTGGACGCGCGCGGACGCGGCCGCACCGCAGAGGACGCTGCTCGTCTCGTCGGGTGGAGCCGGGCAACGCTCTATCGCCATCAGGCGGAAGCCGCTCGACGGTCCACCGCTACCGAGCAGTCCGCGCCCAAGTAG
- a CDS encoding DNA cytosine methyltransferase: MEHGLPVISLFSGAGGLDLATERADASPLERDDPGSGLVRIAVATDYNDPALATLRANFTDAQTLTGDIRNLPSEQLLATAGLKPEEPVLLIGGPPCTPFSKSGFWLEEKRESRDPNASLLDEYVRMVRETRPEAFILENVQGLTYKTHRAQFERLLRSLGELGYNPQWKVLLAADYGVPQLRRRVFVVGRRDGEAFAFPEPTHSGWSERDRKIDATKIPHVTAAEAFQGLPLALAAEDEIVDGEYGQLAAEVPPGQNYLWHTSRYGGQDRFEWRSRYWTFLLRLDPNRPSSTVQAQPGPWVGPFHWENVELGNGKERARRLRVGEMLRLMSFPDDFELVGTRADAQRQLGNAVPVELGKAVSRALLTQLGYLNHASRQEMYA; encoded by the coding sequence ATGGAACACGGTCTGCCTGTCATCAGCCTCTTCTCCGGAGCCGGGGGCCTGGATCTCGCCACCGAACGCGCCGACGCCTCCCCGCTCGAGCGCGACGACCCCGGATCCGGCCTAGTGCGTATCGCGGTCGCCACCGACTACAACGACCCCGCCCTCGCGACACTGCGCGCCAACTTCACGGACGCGCAAACCCTTACCGGCGACATCCGCAACCTCCCGTCCGAGCAGCTGCTCGCAACCGCCGGCCTCAAGCCCGAAGAGCCCGTCCTCCTCATCGGCGGACCCCCGTGCACGCCATTTAGCAAGTCCGGCTTTTGGCTCGAGGAAAAGCGCGAGAGCCGCGACCCCAACGCGTCGCTGCTTGATGAGTACGTGCGCATGGTCCGCGAAACGCGGCCCGAGGCGTTCATCCTCGAGAACGTTCAGGGCCTCACCTACAAGACACACCGCGCCCAGTTCGAACGCCTCCTGCGTAGCCTCGGCGAACTTGGTTACAACCCGCAGTGGAAGGTTCTCCTCGCCGCTGATTACGGCGTCCCGCAGCTACGACGCCGCGTCTTCGTGGTCGGCCGCCGAGACGGCGAAGCGTTCGCATTCCCCGAACCCACTCACTCCGGGTGGAGCGAACGTGACCGCAAAATCGACGCCACCAAGATTCCGCACGTCACCGCCGCCGAGGCGTTCCAAGGGCTCCCACTCGCGCTGGCCGCGGAGGACGAGATTGTGGATGGAGAGTACGGCCAGCTGGCCGCAGAGGTACCTCCTGGTCAGAACTACCTGTGGCACACCAGCAGGTACGGCGGCCAAGACCGATTTGAGTGGCGCAGCCGCTACTGGACATTCCTCTTGCGCCTGGACCCAAACAGGCCGTCCTCCACTGTCCAAGCGCAGCCGGGACCTTGGGTTGGCCCCTTCCACTGGGAGAACGTTGAGCTCGGGAACGGAAAGGAGCGCGCTCGCCGCCTCCGCGTCGGGGAAATGCTTCGGCTCATGTCCTTCCCAGACGACTTTGAACTCGTAGGCACTCGAGCTGACGCGCAGCGTCAACTCGGCAACGCCGTGCCTGTGGAGCTAGGCAAAGCAGTCTCGCGCGCACTCCTCACGCAACTGGGGTACCTGAACCACGCTTCGCGGCAGGAGATGTACGCCTGA
- a CDS encoding ImmA/IrrE family metallo-endopeptidase: MVNTEVFEPRWASAPGNTILRTLAQQGHTVEDFADWANLPDPAIRRLITGEAEITSTIAAVLAERLGGSVSFWLRRDDRYRENREWSSLDAIAEKLPVRDMVDRGWIEKPSTWRERAKACLDFFGVTTSAEWEERYQAPLQTANFRRSEKLLTDDAAVAAWLRQAELLAQSRQTQNFSAAVLRSELDNVRNWCRHPDPVRFIPEIADALSRAGVSLVVLRTPSKCPVSGASKKLSNGSALIALSARYLADDHFWFTLFHEIAHLLLHGASAVPFVDEFEAGDIPTSSIEQEADNFASTTLVPNGVKVLQKGSSGPSQKEIVSFAHAVGVSPGIVVGQLQHDGIISFNNRNALKRRYRWDVITGELVRKR; encoded by the coding sequence ATGGTCAATACCGAAGTGTTTGAGCCGCGATGGGCCTCGGCCCCCGGAAATACGATTCTCCGAACTCTTGCTCAGCAGGGACACACGGTCGAAGATTTTGCGGATTGGGCGAACCTGCCGGATCCGGCCATCCGACGACTCATTACCGGCGAAGCGGAAATCACTTCTACGATCGCTGCGGTTCTGGCCGAGCGCCTTGGCGGTTCCGTGTCGTTCTGGCTCCGTCGCGATGATCGATACAGGGAAAATCGTGAGTGGTCTTCGTTAGACGCAATCGCCGAAAAGCTTCCAGTGCGAGACATGGTAGATCGTGGTTGGATCGAGAAGCCTTCCACATGGCGAGAGCGAGCGAAGGCTTGCCTCGATTTCTTCGGAGTAACAACGTCAGCAGAATGGGAAGAACGCTATCAGGCGCCCCTTCAGACGGCCAACTTCCGACGCTCGGAAAAGCTACTTACTGATGATGCGGCCGTCGCCGCATGGTTGCGTCAGGCCGAACTTCTCGCACAAAGCCGACAGACGCAGAATTTTTCGGCTGCGGTGTTACGGTCGGAGCTTGATAATGTGCGCAACTGGTGCCGACACCCAGATCCGGTCAGGTTCATACCCGAAATAGCAGATGCTCTTAGCAGAGCCGGCGTCTCACTCGTTGTACTCCGGACCCCGTCGAAGTGTCCCGTCAGCGGTGCCTCGAAGAAGCTATCCAACGGGTCCGCTTTGATTGCACTAAGTGCCAGGTATCTCGCCGACGACCACTTCTGGTTTACACTTTTTCACGAAATCGCACACTTGCTTTTGCATGGTGCATCTGCCGTTCCGTTTGTGGACGAATTTGAAGCTGGCGATATTCCTACCAGCAGTATCGAGCAAGAAGCAGATAACTTCGCAAGCACTACTCTCGTGCCGAATGGCGTGAAGGTGTTACAAAAGGGATCCTCGGGGCCTTCCCAGAAAGAAATTGTCTCGTTCGCTCACGCTGTTGGAGTCTCCCCAGGTATTGTTGTGGGGCAATTACAGCACGACGGTATAATCTCTTTTAACAATCGCAATGCGCTCAAGCGTCGTTATCGGTGGGACGTCATTACAGGCGAACTGGTGCGTAAGCGGTAG
- a CDS encoding HNH endonuclease — MHEIVCRGCGVSFQNHNRNRAYCSSDCRLLYKHALFRRCWECGADEHPGLAIWTSLDVKIAYENDSRNFAQRHEACRRKVLGGEGRGLACDCKACRADLGLAPIGPQSHPKTSPSRERSQEYRAHAPEVYERDQWLCQICGLRTLPNAHPSDDMYPTLDHIHRAADGGSDAIENLRTAHRWCNIKREGAWKWNDDATISAMAQHRFANRITKA; from the coding sequence ATGCACGAAATCGTCTGCCGCGGCTGCGGTGTTAGCTTTCAGAATCACAACCGCAACCGCGCCTACTGCTCAAGCGATTGTCGGCTGCTGTACAAACATGCGCTCTTTCGCCGGTGCTGGGAGTGTGGTGCTGACGAACATCCCGGTCTAGCCATCTGGACCTCGTTGGACGTCAAGATTGCCTACGAGAACGACTCACGAAACTTCGCGCAACGTCACGAGGCATGCCGCCGCAAGGTCCTGGGTGGTGAGGGCCGGGGTTTGGCCTGCGACTGCAAGGCTTGTCGAGCCGACCTGGGGCTAGCGCCGATCGGACCGCAGTCCCATCCAAAGACCAGTCCTTCTCGAGAGCGATCTCAGGAGTACCGAGCGCACGCTCCTGAGGTCTACGAGCGCGACCAGTGGCTGTGCCAGATCTGCGGATTACGGACCCTCCCTAACGCACACCCGTCGGACGACATGTACCCAACGCTCGACCACATCCATCGAGCCGCCGACGGTGGGAGCGATGCGATTGAGAACCTGAGGACAGCGCACCGTTGGTGCAACATCAAGCGCGAAGGCGCCTGGAAGTGGAACGACGACGCAACCATCAGCGCAATGGCGCAGCATCGCTTCGCCAACCGCATCACGAAAGCCTGA
- a CDS encoding ParA family protein, with amino-acid sequence MTAQIFALCNQKGGVGKSTTTFHLARAAVLRGQRVLVVDNDPQGNLTAVAAAEDVADDQAGLADALSERAPETLRDVIVAGVWPGLDVVPTTGVTLGYVRDELVIAGAGREGRLRRALAAVADDYDLILIDCAPSLDQLTINGLTAAQGVVVVTHSKLWSTNGLAQLLDTIENVRGYYNAELRVAGIIVNQHEERTVSGASWLEELRSAAEARGLSVLLPPIPKRVVISDATEAARGLDEWGSAEASALGAIYADHLASIEGERS; translated from the coding sequence ATGACCGCTCAGATATTCGCCCTCTGCAACCAGAAGGGCGGCGTAGGCAAGAGCACCACCACGTTCCATCTAGCCCGCGCCGCGGTGCTGCGCGGACAGCGAGTGTTGGTAGTCGACAACGACCCCCAGGGCAACCTCACCGCCGTAGCCGCCGCCGAGGACGTCGCAGACGACCAGGCAGGCTTGGCAGACGCGCTCAGCGAGCGCGCGCCAGAGACGCTGCGCGACGTCATCGTGGCGGGGGTCTGGCCGGGGCTCGATGTCGTGCCCACCACCGGCGTCACTCTCGGTTACGTCCGCGACGAGCTGGTCATCGCCGGAGCGGGGCGAGAGGGGCGGCTGCGCCGCGCTCTCGCGGCCGTAGCGGACGACTACGACCTGATCCTCATCGACTGTGCCCCGTCGCTGGATCAGCTCACGATCAACGGCCTGACGGCCGCTCAGGGCGTCGTGGTGGTCACCCACTCGAAGCTGTGGAGCACCAACGGGCTCGCGCAGCTCCTCGACACCATCGAGAACGTGCGCGGCTACTACAACGCCGAGCTGCGCGTCGCGGGCATCATCGTCAACCAGCACGAAGAGCGCACCGTCAGCGGCGCGTCGTGGCTGGAAGAGCTGCGCAGCGCCGCGGAGGCCCGAGGCCTCAGCGTCCTACTCCCGCCGATCCCCAAGCGCGTCGTCATCTCAGACGCGACCGAGGCCGCCCGCGGTTTGGACGAGTGGGGGAGCGCCGAAGCATCCGCACTCGGCGCCATCTACGCCGACCACCTGGCCAGCATCGAAGGAGAACGCTCGTGA